From the Ruminiclostridium josui JCM 17888 genome, one window contains:
- a CDS encoding radical SAM/SPASM domain-containing protein, whose translation MNNSVVELNNVYITKRLDRFLVVSSEFGTWITCNEDTVNILETFRNKKTFNAVFEKANIPREILISRIKEYFEKGLLKIDGRNRFNSIDVNSMVLKANPSPQLCILHVSNICNLSCKYCYAHTDKSEKSTMSLDVMQKSIDRFMELPTNSLTIEFHGGEPLMQYRKIALACEYANNLKNKYNKSVTFAMQSNMTFLNDEILDMLKKYKILIRISLDGLKDMNDNYRVDKEGRGSFDKIVNNTQTLVKNGIRPEVVSVVTKKNVDYLREIFEFFSSINLKRVRLMPFWVQGMGKEIDDDVVEPEYLADKYLELIAWIADHNRKIEDRNDHIKMLVLSKELEALHTFKRSFMCLRCPCGAGINMVDVSINGDIYPCEEMNEIAEFKIGNIRTHSIMDVLNNSKVVKELSERNPDNIEDCSVCAWKRHCQSGCANKNYQNFGSFETKSEKCQFYKKYFENLIWYLDSNRDALKYLV comes from the coding sequence TTGAATAATAGTGTAGTTGAATTAAACAATGTTTACATAACGAAAAGACTTGACAGATTTCTGGTGGTATCGTCGGAATTCGGTACATGGATTACGTGCAACGAAGACACTGTAAACATATTAGAGACTTTTAGAAACAAAAAAACTTTTAATGCAGTATTTGAAAAAGCCAATATTCCAAGAGAGATTCTTATTTCAAGAATAAAGGAATATTTCGAAAAGGGCCTGCTAAAGATAGATGGTCGTAACAGATTTAATAGTATAGATGTAAATTCCATGGTATTAAAAGCTAATCCTTCACCACAGTTATGTATATTACATGTTAGTAATATATGTAATTTATCGTGTAAGTATTGCTATGCCCACACGGATAAAAGTGAGAAAAGTACAATGAGTCTGGATGTAATGCAGAAGAGCATTGACAGATTTATGGAATTACCGACTAATAGCTTAACAATTGAGTTCCATGGAGGAGAACCGTTAATGCAATATAGAAAGATTGCATTGGCTTGTGAGTATGCAAATAATTTAAAAAACAAATATAATAAGTCCGTTACTTTTGCTATGCAATCCAACATGACATTTCTCAATGACGAAATCTTGGACATGCTTAAAAAGTATAAAATATTGATAAGAATCAGTCTTGATGGATTAAAGGATATGAATGATAACTATAGAGTAGATAAGGAAGGTAGGGGCTCATTTGATAAAATAGTTAACAACACACAGACACTTGTAAAGAATGGAATACGCCCCGAGGTGGTTTCAGTTGTTACAAAAAAGAATGTCGATTATTTGAGGGAAATATTCGAGTTTTTCAGCAGTATAAATTTAAAGAGAGTGAGACTTATGCCATTTTGGGTACAGGGAATGGGAAAAGAGATTGATGATGATGTAGTTGAACCTGAGTACCTGGCAGATAAGTATCTTGAACTGATAGCTTGGATAGCTGACCACAATAGGAAAATTGAAGATAGAAATGACCACATTAAAATGTTGGTTCTATCTAAAGAGTTAGAAGCATTACATACCTTTAAAAGGAGCTTTATGTGCTTGCGTTGTCCCTGCGGGGCCGGAATAAACATGGTGGATGTAAGTATTAATGGCGATATTTATCCATGTGAAGAAATGAACGAAATTGCTGAATTTAAGATTGGTAATATTAGAACACATTCGATTATGGATGTATTGAATAATTCAAAAGTAGTTAAGGAATTGTCGGAAAGAAATCCCGATAACATAGAAGATTGCAGTGTATGTGCATGGAAACGCCATTGCCAATCAGGGTGTGCAAATAAAAATTATCAGAATTTTGGCAGTTTTGAAACAAAGTCTGAAAAGTGCCAATTTTATAAAAAATACTTTGAAAATCTAATCTGGTACTTGGATAGTAACAGGGATGCATTGAAATATTTGGTGTAA
- a CDS encoding recombinase family protein, with translation MKQKKLRVCAYCRVSTEHEEQQTSIEAQVSYYTEYIKENDKWEFAGVYEEKGISGTNAKNRPEFNRMIKNCMDGKIDMIITKSISRFMRNTLECIKYIRLLKEKGVSVYFEKENLDTKDSKGEFIITLLGGIAQEESRTLSSNTKWGIIHRFQQGKIKVNHTRFLGYTKNRFGELVIIPEEAKIVERIFKEYLEGKGSKKIADGLTADNILTPADCTKWYPSTIIKILGNEKYMGNALLQKTITLDFLTKKRIKNTGQERQYYVENNHEPIITKEVYIKVQQEKLNRRSTMGLKKKDQGVYKSEYALSGKIKCSQCGKTYHRCHWTIKKERIIVWRCGNRQHNGPKACQAPTIYEKDLLEAIGIIFDTLIRKKELLIKEMEDTLTKEKELTDLSQKTKEVCNLKDLEWDNKKQRLKEMEEIFETSKQELTEYNDFYCRQLIEKILVISEKEIQIEFKSGIVLNGSITTKN, from the coding sequence ATGAAACAGAAGAAGCTACGAGTTTGTGCATATTGTAGAGTAAGTACAGAGCATGAGGAACAGCAAACAAGCATTGAAGCACAAGTATCATATTATACTGAATATATAAAGGAAAATGACAAGTGGGAATTTGCCGGGGTTTATGAAGAAAAAGGAATAAGCGGAACAAATGCAAAAAACAGACCGGAATTCAATAGAATGATCAAAAACTGTATGGATGGCAAAATAGACATGATCATAACAAAATCAATTTCTAGGTTTATGCGTAATACACTTGAATGTATCAAGTATATCAGGTTATTAAAAGAAAAAGGAGTATCAGTATACTTTGAAAAAGAGAACTTGGATACCAAGGATTCAAAAGGAGAATTCATAATAACATTACTTGGGGGAATCGCACAGGAGGAATCGAGGACTTTAAGTTCAAATACAAAATGGGGTATAATTCACCGTTTCCAGCAGGGAAAAATAAAAGTAAACCATACCCGTTTCCTCGGATATACGAAAAACAGATTTGGAGAGTTGGTAATAATACCAGAGGAGGCAAAGATAGTAGAAAGAATATTCAAAGAGTATCTTGAAGGCAAAGGATCAAAAAAAATAGCCGACGGTTTGACTGCTGATAATATCTTAACTCCTGCAGACTGTACGAAATGGTATCCTTCAACAATAATAAAGATACTTGGAAATGAAAAATATATGGGGAACGCACTCCTCCAAAAAACAATTACGTTAGATTTCCTGACAAAGAAACGAATAAAGAATACCGGGCAGGAACGACAGTATTATGTAGAAAATAATCATGAGCCTATAATCACAAAAGAAGTATACATAAAAGTACAGCAAGAAAAGCTGAATAGAAGAAGTACTATGGGACTAAAAAAGAAAGATCAAGGAGTCTATAAATCTGAGTATGCTTTAAGCGGTAAAATAAAATGCAGCCAATGTGGGAAAACGTATCACAGGTGTCATTGGACTATTAAGAAAGAAAGGATAATAGTTTGGCGGTGTGGTAATCGACAGCACAATGGGCCGAAAGCATGTCAAGCACCAACAATTTATGAAAAGGATCTTCTTGAAGCAATTGGTATAATATTCGATACACTAATCAGAAAAAAAGAGCTCCTAATAAAGGAGATGGAAGACACTCTCACAAAAGAAAAAGAATTAACAGACCTTAGCCAGAAGACGAAGGAAGTTTGTAATTTAAAGGATCTGGAATGGGATAATAAGAAGCAAAGGTTAAAAGAAATGGAAGAGATATTTGAAACATCAAAACAAGAGCTTACAGAATACAACGATTTTTATTGCAGACAGCTTATAGAGAAAATATTGGTTATATCAGAAAAAGAAATACAAATAGAATTTAAATCAGGAATTGTACTAAATGGAAGCATTACCACAAAGAATTAG
- a CDS encoding recombinase family protein, translated as MFCKNLPFGYTRGNNGLPVIDEEKGVYIKKIFEMASEGISESGIISWLNQEGVKTATNKSKWGRGVIYSILENKKYAGDEIFPAIVSNETLEKLNKIKREKYIRYKKNSIANCTEQRANYSLSGKVICEVCGGTFTRKNRKTKTAIFHLWRCRNYIKGGKVYCRSIEIEESELEQKFIEVLNQLKKNFNKYVKDMSNPFKPAKNETITELDKEIQGKLDDFHKAQSNQSDAMRVGEKIHELLKKRTKEIWKASDIDDFDYWNEKLQKELMTYKKQQVEFDGELFKRVVKQITFTSHNTLLFQFINGIKIEKEIMIYEPMKKKN; from the coding sequence ATGTTCTGTAAGAACCTACCGTTTGGATATACTCGTGGGAATAATGGACTACCAGTTATTGATGAAGAAAAAGGAGTATATATTAAAAAGATATTTGAAATGGCTAGCGAAGGGATAAGTGAAAGTGGAATCATATCATGGTTAAACCAAGAAGGTGTTAAAACCGCCACAAACAAATCAAAGTGGGGGAGAGGTGTAATATATAGTATTTTGGAGAACAAAAAATATGCAGGTGACGAAATTTTTCCTGCGATAGTATCAAATGAAACCTTAGAAAAATTGAATAAAATAAAAAGGGAAAAATATATCCGATATAAAAAGAATAGTATAGCAAATTGTACAGAGCAAAGAGCAAATTATTCACTTAGTGGAAAAGTTATATGTGAGGTATGTGGAGGTACATTTACAAGAAAAAATCGGAAAACCAAAACTGCTATATTTCACTTATGGAGGTGCCGGAACTATATCAAAGGAGGAAAGGTTTATTGCAGGAGTATAGAAATTGAAGAAAGTGAGTTAGAACAAAAATTTATCGAAGTATTAAATCAGCTTAAAAAGAATTTTAATAAATATGTAAAAGACATGTCAAATCCTTTCAAACCTGCGAAAAACGAAACGATAACCGAACTGGACAAGGAGATACAAGGAAAACTCGATGACTTCCATAAAGCACAAAGTAACCAGTCGGATGCAATGAGGGTGGGAGAAAAAATCCATGAATTATTGAAAAAAAGAACTAAGGAGATATGGAAGGCTTCAGATATAGATGATTTTGATTATTGGAATGAAAAACTTCAAAAAGAGCTGATGACATACAAAAAACAGCAGGTAGAATTCGACGGAGAATTATTTAAAAGAGTAGTAAAACAGATTACCTTTACAAGTCATAATACTTTACTGTTCCAATTTATAAACGGAATTAAAATTGAAAAAGAAATAATGATATATGAACCAATGAAAAAGAAGAACTAA
- a CDS encoding SDR family NAD(P)-dependent oxidoreductase, with the protein MNLRLDETVVLITGGGTGLGLSIAHGLFSCGAKIACISMEYEVKYPENCLTFKGDIFDDKLVDDSINTIIKKFGKIDILINNIGFGMNEKCENLELEDFSKMFKLNLYSQNMMINKIKKYKNNGLKKVINISSTFSKAAIPTLAGYASTKRGVLELTKQLALTDDSISYACVCPGYFQHKKHVEYFSRDAGKRFLATRIPLIRLGIPYKELVPAIITLCLPMTRNIKYTELIIDGGLSSYDGKE; encoded by the coding sequence GTGAATTTGAGACTGGATGAAACTGTTGTCTTAATAACAGGTGGGGGAACAGGTTTAGGGCTTAGTATTGCACATGGTCTTTTTTCTTGTGGTGCAAAAATTGCATGTATATCAATGGAATACGAAGTAAAATATCCGGAAAACTGCTTGACTTTTAAAGGGGATATTTTTGATGATAAGTTGGTGGATGATTCTATAAATACAATTATTAAAAAGTTTGGGAAAATAGATATATTAATAAACAATATCGGATTCGGGATGAATGAGAAATGTGAAAACCTTGAACTTGAGGACTTTTCAAAAATGTTCAAGCTTAATCTGTATAGTCAGAATATGATGATAAATAAAATAAAAAAGTATAAAAATAACGGTCTTAAAAAAGTAATAAATATAAGCTCAACTTTTTCTAAAGCTGCAATCCCCACACTGGCAGGATATGCAAGTACAAAAAGAGGTGTTCTGGAGTTAACAAAACAATTAGCACTAACAGATGATTCTATTTCCTATGCTTGTGTTTGTCCCGGTTATTTTCAGCATAAAAAGCACGTTGAATACTTCTCAAGAGATGCAGGAAAAAGGTTTCTTGCCACTAGAATTCCTTTGATACGTTTAGGCATTCCATATAAGGAATTGGTACCGGCAATTATAACTTTATGTTTGCCTATGACACGTAATATTAAGTATACAGAGCTGATTATTGATGGGGGATTATCATCATATGACGGAAAGGAGTAG
- a CDS encoding recombinase family protein, producing MGYDKDENGNLVINEKQAKIVRRIYTDYLNGKGPNRIVKELEREGVPNWNGLAKWYESSIRKMLSNEKYKGDALLQKTYTVDFLSKKRVVNNGEVPQYYVEESHPAIIEKETWEAVQLEKERRRAFAEKYGLKRGDYATTDNPFGGRIICGCCGSVYGRKVWNSTNERLRRIVWQCNNKYATKGRRGCDNRHINDEVLYIAFVSAFNAVLENSEYFMDKWGEQVNRGDILKRVTAKRLVDIFKDAEPLEQFDIELYFKLVEKITVYEDSRLMVGLLDGNQIGV from the coding sequence GTGGGCTATGACAAGGATGAAAACGGAAACCTCGTTATAAATGAGAAACAAGCCAAAATCGTCAGAAGGATATATACTGATTACCTAAATGGAAAAGGACCAAACAGGATAGTCAAAGAGCTTGAGAGGGAAGGCGTACCCAACTGGAACGGCTTGGCAAAGTGGTACGAAAGCAGCATACGAAAGATGCTGTCAAATGAGAAGTACAAAGGGGATGCTTTGCTACAGAAGACCTATACAGTTGACTTTCTGTCAAAGAAAAGAGTCGTAAACAACGGAGAAGTTCCACAGTACTATGTGGAAGAAAGCCATCCTGCGATAATTGAGAAGGAAACGTGGGAAGCAGTGCAGCTTGAGAAGGAGAGAAGGCGAGCCTTTGCCGAAAAATATGGCTTGAAGAGGGGTGACTATGCTACAACCGATAATCCTTTCGGTGGAAGAATAATATGCGGCTGCTGTGGAAGCGTTTATGGCAGAAAGGTATGGAACTCAACAAATGAAAGACTAAGAAGGATAGTGTGGCAGTGTAATAATAAGTATGCAACTAAAGGAAGAAGGGGCTGTGATAACAGGCATATTAATGACGAGGTTCTTTATATTGCATTTGTCAGTGCTTTTAATGCAGTACTGGAAAACAGTGAATACTTTATGGACAAATGGGGGGAACAGGTTAACAGGGGCGATATTCTTAAAAGAGTCACCGCCAAAAGATTAGTTGACATTTTTAAAGATGCTGAGCCATTGGAACAGTTTGATATTGAGTTGTATTTTAAGCTGGTGGAGAAGATAACAGTTTATGAGGATTCCAGGTTAATGGTTGGTTTGCTTGATGGAAACCAGATAGGAGTATAA
- a CDS encoding metallopeptidase TldD-related protein, with protein MYRFIKQGKAIIQKYIFLQINITTLNRNITTKLPTGDIVNSGRYHGRVFFEIGFKSNDNIFVTVYDKGYSQLDTPLGEKWWEDVPEDIILNKFSDLERHLYRENFESGSYNVVLSPYVAGQLAHEVFGHIFEEDNRYYNENIVNQLSKEQYNQELTIVDDPQVSRGWGSLRVDDSGREQHKLSIVENGELSEQIKSGERINRLIRQDYKHNLLSRVSNTLILSGSKSVQELLWESDNGIYIENAGKCYCDPITGEIIIPVYEAYKIRGHKKVSCLNNFILYANANKILQSIHGIGSDFELNGVICGKMGQKIPVGIGAPSLLLKDIDLYL; from the coding sequence TTGTACAGATTTATCAAACAAGGTAAAGCGATTATCCAAAAGTATATTTTTTTACAGATTAACATCACGACACTAAACCGTAATATTACTACAAAACTTCCAACGGGGGATATAGTTAACTCTGGCAGGTATCACGGAAGGGTTTTTTTTGAAATAGGTTTTAAAAGTAACGATAATATATTTGTAACGGTTTACGATAAGGGATACTCTCAATTAGATACACCTTTAGGAGAAAAATGGTGGGAAGATGTTCCGGAAGATATTATTCTCAATAAATTCAGTGATTTGGAACGGCATCTGTACAGAGAGAACTTCGAAAGCGGAAGCTATAATGTCGTACTGTCGCCTTATGTAGCCGGGCAACTGGCGCATGAGGTTTTTGGACATATTTTTGAAGAGGATAATCGTTACTATAACGAGAATATTGTTAATCAACTTTCTAAGGAGCAATATAATCAGGAGTTAACGATAGTAGATGATCCGCAAGTTTCGAGAGGATGGGGCTCTTTAAGGGTTGATGACAGCGGACGGGAACAACATAAGTTAAGTATTGTTGAAAATGGAGAATTATCAGAACAGATAAAAAGCGGTGAACGCATTAATAGATTAATAAGGCAGGATTATAAACATAACTTATTAAGTAGGGTATCTAATACTTTAATTTTATCTGGAAGTAAATCAGTTCAAGAATTATTATGGGAAAGTGACAATGGTATTTATATTGAAAATGCCGGGAAGTGTTATTGTGATCCGATAACAGGAGAAATAATAATACCTGTATATGAAGCATATAAAATAAGAGGGCATAAAAAGGTAAGCTGTCTTAACAATTTTATTCTCTATGCCAATGCTAATAAAATTTTGCAATCTATTCATGGAATTGGTAGTGACTTTGAGCTTAATGGTGTGATTTGCGGAAAAATGGGACAGAAGATACCTGTCGGCATTGGAGCTCCTTCACTATTATTAAAGGACATAGATTTATATTTGTGA
- a CDS encoding SDR family NAD(P)-dependent oxidoreductase: MNFANLFSIKNRKVIITGGTRGIGKAIVQDLIADGAEVTVVASNEEGLHNLKDEYPGVDTYRCNLQNENDIDGFCKNYLNKNEYCDILINNAGIDYKTQVDNISNEDFYKVYQVNLFAPFLLIKQFLPSMKKRRAGTILNIASTLGTRAAPGVAAYSSSKAALIHFTRCLSIEVAPFNIRANCISPGFCKTGLNYEFFENESGSNFIKSKIPMQRLLQEDEIIPIIRLAISDAGSYMTGANVIVDGGVGNW, encoded by the coding sequence ATGAATTTTGCAAATTTATTTAGTATTAAGAATAGGAAGGTCATTATTACAGGAGGAACTCGAGGAATAGGAAAAGCAATTGTTCAGGATTTAATTGCAGACGGGGCAGAGGTTACAGTCGTGGCATCAAATGAAGAGGGTCTTCATAATCTAAAGGATGAATATCCTGGGGTTGATACATATAGGTGTAATTTGCAAAATGAAAATGATATAGATGGTTTTTGTAAAAATTATTTGAATAAAAATGAGTATTGTGACATCTTGATTAATAACGCAGGGATTGACTATAAGACACAGGTAGATAATATAAGTAATGAGGATTTTTATAAAGTATATCAAGTAAATCTGTTTGCACCATTTCTACTTATTAAGCAATTTCTTCCGTCAATGAAGAAACGCAGGGCGGGAACTATATTGAATATAGCAAGTACCTTGGGAACGCGTGCCGCTCCCGGCGTAGCAGCCTACTCTTCTTCAAAAGCGGCACTGATACATTTTACAAGATGTCTTTCAATAGAAGTAGCACCTTTTAACATAAGAGCAAATTGTATATCACCGGGTTTTTGTAAAACAGGATTAAATTATGAATTCTTTGAAAACGAAAGTGGTTCCAATTTTATTAAGAGTAAAATACCTATGCAGAGACTCCTGCAGGAGGATGAAATAATCCCTATAATCAGGCTCGCTATCAGTGATGCAGGAAGCTACATGACTGGAGCCAATGTTATTGTGGACGGGGGCGTTGGTAATTGGTGA
- a CDS encoding recombinase family protein, producing the protein MKNVTVIEKSNTESDASSNRKTRVCAYCRVSSMHKEQENSFEAQVSHYKKYIKSNDQWELAGIYADEGISGTKKEIRPEFMRLINDCENGRIDMVITKSISRFARNTADCIETVRKLKSLGVTVYFEKENINTVSQESELILSVLSSLAQEEAASISSNIRWSNQKRYKQGKFQISRIKFMGYDMDENGDLVINQAEAEIVKRVFREYLGGKGTGSIARSLNEENITTITGVKWRSSTIGRMVTNEKYCGDVLLQKTITADSVTFKRKRNKGELPQYYIKNNHEPIISREDFERVKELLEIRRKEKGIDEEAIKKMANRYPLTGKVICGNCGRTFIRMTCQSTKQYKYIALICKSKYSEYLESCEMSAVREDRVILAFIDMYNKLYSNWRTLLLPHKTYLKTLVQSTADRTKIYDIDNQIIELSEKESMLQMLLAKGHLEPVLFTRKINEIKTKLNELKTRKQTISMDMVNKDISLVETDKSIEFIKNHSLIDEFDEACFNAIVKDIVVKSRNNLCFRLKNGMELDGFIGGGTINNRHLPYGYTLGNNGLPVIDEEKSVYIKKIFEMACEGVNEDGILSWLNQEAVKPSENKTKWTKGPLFGIVGNAKYIGDETFPAIISKETLEKANQIITGKNIRYKKYSLANRAEQRAQYPFSGKVICEVCGGIFKRQTSKSKTSIRHLWRCTSYVKGGKVYCRSIALEEKQLEQKFIEVLNQVKKNFDIYAKDISNSFKLVINEKITQLDKEIQITLRVFQKAQSNQSEAMKAEEKIRELLKKRVDEVWRAAAIDDFDYWNEKLQTELTIYEKKNQLEFDGQLFRRVIKQITVTKHNTLLFQFINGIVIEKEPK; encoded by the coding sequence GTGAAAAATGTTACTGTTATTGAAAAAAGTAATACTGAGAGCGATGCATCTAGTAACAGAAAAACTAGAGTTTGCGCGTACTGCCGAGTCAGTTCCATGCATAAGGAACAGGAAAATTCATTCGAGGCACAGGTTAGCCATTACAAAAAATATATTAAAAGCAACGACCAATGGGAGTTAGCCGGGATTTACGCAGACGAAGGTATAAGTGGTACCAAAAAAGAAATAAGGCCTGAATTCATGAGACTAATTAATGATTGTGAAAATGGCAGAATAGATATGGTGATTACAAAGTCCATCTCAAGGTTTGCGCGAAATACCGCTGATTGTATAGAAACCGTAAGAAAGCTAAAATCTTTAGGAGTTACTGTATATTTCGAGAAGGAGAATATAAACACCGTATCGCAGGAGAGCGAATTGATCCTTTCTGTCCTCAGCTCCTTAGCGCAAGAAGAGGCAGCTTCAATATCATCAAATATAAGGTGGTCCAACCAGAAAAGATACAAGCAAGGCAAGTTTCAAATATCACGTATAAAATTCATGGGCTATGACATGGATGAAAACGGAGATCTGGTTATTAATCAAGCTGAAGCAGAAATTGTAAAAAGGGTATTTAGAGAATATCTTGGTGGTAAAGGAACAGGTAGCATTGCAAGGAGTTTAAATGAAGAAAATATAACAACTATAACAGGAGTGAAATGGCGTTCGTCAACAATTGGAAGAATGGTAACCAATGAAAAATACTGTGGTGATGTTTTACTTCAAAAAACAATCACCGCAGATAGTGTTACATTCAAAAGGAAACGTAACAAAGGTGAACTGCCTCAATACTACATAAAAAACAACCACGAGCCAATCATATCAAGAGAGGATTTTGAACGTGTAAAGGAACTGCTTGAAATAAGGAGAAAAGAAAAAGGTATAGATGAGGAAGCAATCAAAAAGATGGCAAACCGCTATCCGTTAACTGGAAAGGTTATCTGCGGAAATTGCGGGAGAACCTTTATAAGAATGACTTGCCAATCAACAAAACAATATAAGTATATAGCATTGATTTGCAAAAGCAAGTACAGTGAGTATTTAGAATCTTGTGAGATGAGTGCAGTAAGAGAGGATAGAGTTATTCTAGCATTTATAGACATGTATAATAAACTATATTCAAATTGGAGAACACTTCTATTGCCTCATAAGACATATCTAAAAACACTTGTACAATCTACCGCAGACAGGACAAAAATATATGACATAGATAATCAGATAATTGAGTTGTCAGAGAAAGAAAGTATGCTACAAATGTTGCTGGCAAAGGGACATCTTGAGCCTGTTCTATTTACTCGGAAAATCAATGAAATCAAAACAAAACTTAATGAGCTTAAGACAAGAAAGCAGACAATTTCAATGGATATGGTTAACAAAGACATATCACTTGTGGAAACGGATAAAAGTATAGAATTCATCAAAAACCATAGTCTTATAGATGAGTTTGATGAAGCTTGTTTTAACGCAATTGTTAAAGATATAGTTGTTAAATCAAGAAATAACTTATGCTTTAGACTTAAAAATGGTATGGAGCTAGACGGGTTTATAGGCGGTGGGACGATAAACAATAGGCACCTGCCATATGGATATACTTTAGGGAATAATGGACTACCAGTTATTGATGAAGAAAAAAGCGTATATATTAAAAAGATATTTGAAATGGCATGCGAAGGAGTAAATGAAGATGGAATCCTATCATGGCTAAACCAAGAAGCCGTTAAACCTTCCGAAAACAAAACAAAGTGGACAAAAGGTCCATTATTCGGTATTGTGGGTAATGCAAAATATATTGGTGATGAAACTTTTCCTGCAATAATCTCAAAAGAAACCCTTGAAAAAGCAAACCAAATAATAACGGGGAAAAATATTAGATATAAAAAGTATAGTTTAGCAAATCGTGCAGAGCAAAGAGCACAGTATCCATTCAGTGGCAAAGTTATATGTGAGGTGTGTGGAGGTATATTTAAAAGACAAACCAGTAAAAGCAAAACAAGTATACGACACTTATGGAGGTGCACGAGCTATGTAAAAGGCGGGAAGGTTTATTGCAGGAGTATAGCGCTAGAAGAAAAGCAGTTAGAACAAAAATTTATCGAAGTATTAAATCAAGTCAAAAAGAATTTTGATATATATGCAAAAGACATATCGAATTCTTTCAAACTGGTGATAAACGAAAAGATAACCCAACTGGATAAGGAGATACAAATAACACTCCGTGTCTTCCAGAAAGCACAAAGTAACCAATCGGAGGCAATGAAGGCGGAAGAAAAAATCCGAGAGCTATTGAAAAAAAGAGTTGATGAGGTATGGAGAGCTGCAGCTATAGATGATTTTGATTACTGGAACGAAAAGCTTCAAACAGAACTGACGATATACGAAAAGAAGAATCAACTAGAGTTCGATGGACAATTATTTAGAAGAGTGATAAAACAGATTACCGTTACAAAACATAATACTTTATTATTTCAGTTTATAAACGGAATTGTAATAGAAAAAGAGCCTAAGTAA